The following are from one region of the Salicibibacter kimchii genome:
- a CDS encoding enoyl-CoA hydratase/isomerase family protein, which translates to MMEPLIINTEEGIRTIKLNRPERMNAINDELSSKIEQAIAEASTDDDVRVIVITGEGRAFCSGLDLSEMPNTFGTRHEQLDELGWVGRQALGIVHCDKPVIAAINGTAAGAGLSLALACDLRLMSGNARVTTGYIRRGLSPDAGMSYFLPRLVGQAQAVQMIFTGDNIEAEEAKRTGMVNDVFAEEEFHARVLAFARDIAAGPPIALTFSKRLLTADADGDLTKLLKQEYAYIKRCFATKDVEEGVQAFLQKRKPEFQGK; encoded by the coding sequence ATGATGGAACCTTTAATCATTAATACCGAAGAAGGCATACGCACGATAAAATTGAACCGCCCCGAGCGGATGAACGCGATCAATGATGAGCTCAGTTCTAAGATCGAACAAGCCATCGCTGAGGCTTCGACCGATGATGACGTGCGTGTCATCGTAATCACCGGAGAAGGCCGCGCGTTTTGTTCCGGCCTTGATCTATCAGAGATGCCGAATACATTTGGTACCCGACACGAGCAGTTAGATGAATTAGGATGGGTCGGAAGGCAAGCGCTCGGCATCGTTCATTGTGACAAGCCGGTGATTGCCGCTATAAATGGCACAGCCGCCGGCGCAGGGCTATCCCTCGCGCTCGCATGTGATCTACGGTTGATGTCGGGAAATGCACGGGTTACAACCGGCTATATTCGGCGCGGTCTTAGCCCTGACGCAGGTATGAGCTATTTTCTTCCTCGTTTAGTCGGACAGGCACAAGCCGTCCAAATGATCTTTACGGGTGATAATATTGAAGCAGAGGAAGCAAAGCGCACAGGTATGGTCAACGACGTGTTTGCCGAGGAAGAATTTCATGCGCGCGTATTGGCTTTTGCACGTGACATTGCTGCCGGGCCGCCAATCGCGTTGACCTTTTCCAAACGCCTACTTACTGCAGACGCAGACGGCGACCTTACCAAGTTATTAAAACAAGAATACGCATATATTAAGCGTTGCTTTGCAACAAAAGATGTCGAAGAAGGCGTCCAAGCCTTTTTACAAAAACGAAAACCGGAATTTCAAGGAAAATAA
- a CDS encoding ParB/RepB/Spo0J family partition protein, which yields MPKGLGRGLNALFPGELDTSEDAIHHVALKELRVNPYQPRKDFNAQSIDDLSASIKRNGILQPLIVRTSIKGYEIVAGERRFRAAQKCDLETVPAIVKDFTDARMMEIALIENLQRENLNPLEESRAYAKLMDHFGVTQEELAKQLGKSRPHIANHLRLLHLPEAIQKTIGEGEISMGHGRALLGIKHEAEMPNAVKAVKDQNLNVRQTEELVQRLNERGTGNKTKKKERQQPSAFIREQEETLQSYFGTSVNIKKGKKRGKIEIEFLSDDDLTRILELLGEDKH from the coding sequence GTGCCTAAAGGATTAGGAAGAGGTTTAAATGCGCTGTTTCCCGGTGAGTTGGATACGAGTGAAGATGCTATTCATCATGTTGCCCTTAAAGAATTGCGTGTCAACCCTTATCAGCCGAGGAAGGATTTTAATGCGCAATCGATCGACGATTTAAGTGCGTCGATTAAACGGAACGGGATTTTACAGCCTTTGATTGTCCGTACAAGCATTAAAGGCTATGAAATCGTGGCCGGAGAGCGACGATTTAGGGCAGCACAGAAGTGCGACCTGGAAACCGTCCCCGCGATCGTCAAGGACTTCACCGATGCCCGCATGATGGAAATTGCATTGATTGAGAATTTGCAGCGGGAAAATCTAAATCCGCTGGAGGAATCAAGAGCATACGCGAAGCTCATGGATCATTTTGGGGTTACGCAGGAAGAATTGGCAAAGCAACTTGGAAAAAGCCGTCCTCACATCGCCAATCATTTGCGATTATTACACTTGCCTGAAGCGATTCAAAAAACGATTGGCGAGGGGGAAATATCGATGGGCCATGGACGTGCCTTGCTTGGTATCAAGCATGAGGCAGAAATGCCTAATGCCGTCAAGGCGGTTAAAGACCAAAACCTCAATGTCCGCCAAACGGAAGAGCTGGTCCAACGCCTGAACGAGCGTGGGACCGGAAATAAAACAAAGAAAAAAGAAAGACAACAACCTTCCGCGTTCATTCGTGAGCAAGAAGAAACTTTACAATCGTATTTTGGCACATCCGTGAACATAAAAAAGGGGAAAAAACGGGGGAAAATTGAAATCGAATTTCTATCGGACGATGATTTGACGCGCATACTGGAACTGCTCGGAGAGGATAAGCATTAA
- the mnmG gene encoding tRNA uridine-5-carboxymethylaminomethyl(34) synthesis enzyme MnmG → MPYHNGDYDVIVIGAGHSGVEAGLASARMGASTLMLTLNLDGVAFMPCNPSVGGPAKGIVVREIDALGGEMAKNIDKTHIQMRMLNTRKGPAVRALRAQADKFQYQQEMKNTLENEENLTLRQGVVESLIIEEGVCKGVITNTGAHYRAESVIVTTGTYLRGKIILGDLSYESGPNNMQPSVKLSHHLRELGFEMVRFKTGTPPRVNGNSIDYSQTEIQEGDDSLRAFSYETVDYITDQLPCWLTYTNNGTHSLINENLERSPMYSGMIEGTGPRYCPSIEDKVVRFHDKSQHQIFLEPEGRDTQEVYVQGLSTSLPEDVQYEMLKTVKGLENARLMRPGYAIEYDSIVPHQLWPTLETKKIPGLFTAGQINGTSGYEEAAGQGIMAGINAARRVQNKEGIILDRSDAYIGVLIDDLVTKGTDEPYRLLTSRAEYRLLLRHDNADLRLTQLGYDIGLVSEERYRQFETKNAEIAAERKRVENTIIKPNENVQSLLENKDSAPLKEAVSGDQLLKRPEIHYADVEAIIPPEQELAADVKEQVEIQTKYEGYIAKQWEQVERMKKMEQKWIPEWIDYSGITGLAMEAKQKLEEVRPISVGQASRISGVNPADISILLVYIEQGRQMTQKEAASS, encoded by the coding sequence ATGCCATATCACAATGGAGATTATGATGTCATTGTCATCGGCGCCGGCCATTCCGGAGTCGAAGCTGGGCTGGCCTCGGCTCGTATGGGGGCGTCCACGCTCATGCTCACGCTCAATCTCGATGGGGTCGCTTTCATGCCTTGTAACCCTTCGGTCGGTGGCCCGGCAAAAGGGATTGTCGTTCGCGAGATTGACGCCCTTGGCGGCGAGATGGCAAAAAATATCGATAAAACGCACATTCAAATGCGAATGTTAAACACGAGAAAAGGACCAGCCGTCCGTGCGCTGCGGGCACAAGCCGATAAATTCCAATATCAGCAGGAAATGAAAAACACCTTGGAAAATGAAGAAAACTTAACGCTTCGCCAAGGCGTGGTCGAGTCCTTGATCATTGAAGAGGGTGTTTGCAAAGGCGTCATCACGAACACAGGCGCCCATTACCGGGCAGAATCGGTAATTGTTACGACTGGCACTTATTTGCGGGGGAAAATCATTCTCGGTGATCTTTCGTACGAGAGTGGGCCGAATAATATGCAACCGTCGGTGAAATTGTCTCACCACTTGCGTGAACTCGGATTCGAAATGGTCCGTTTTAAAACCGGCACACCACCGCGTGTCAACGGCAACTCCATTGATTACTCGCAAACGGAAATTCAAGAAGGCGATGACAGCCTACGGGCCTTTTCTTATGAAACCGTTGATTATATTACCGATCAATTGCCTTGTTGGCTTACGTACACAAATAATGGGACGCACAGCCTCATTAACGAAAACTTGGAGCGTTCGCCCATGTATTCCGGCATGATTGAAGGGACAGGGCCTCGTTATTGTCCATCCATAGAGGACAAAGTCGTTCGTTTTCACGATAAATCCCAGCATCAAATTTTCCTTGAGCCGGAAGGACGCGATACACAAGAAGTGTATGTCCAAGGCCTTTCCACCTCTCTTCCCGAAGATGTGCAATATGAGATGTTAAAAACAGTGAAAGGTTTGGAAAATGCGCGTTTGATGCGTCCCGGCTATGCCATTGAGTATGATTCGATCGTTCCCCATCAACTTTGGCCAACGCTGGAGACGAAGAAAATTCCCGGTCTTTTCACGGCGGGTCAAATCAATGGAACGTCCGGGTATGAAGAAGCTGCCGGCCAAGGGATTATGGCAGGCATCAATGCCGCTCGGCGTGTACAGAATAAGGAGGGGATTATTCTCGATCGCTCTGATGCTTACATTGGTGTTCTGATCGATGATCTTGTAACAAAAGGCACCGATGAGCCTTATCGGTTATTGACGTCGAGAGCGGAATACCGTCTCCTTCTTCGCCACGATAACGCTGACTTGCGCTTGACACAACTGGGCTATGACATCGGGCTCGTTTCCGAAGAGCGTTACCGGCAATTTGAAACGAAAAATGCCGAAATCGCAGCTGAACGTAAGCGGGTGGAGAACACGATCATTAAACCGAATGAGAACGTGCAAAGCCTCCTTGAAAATAAAGATTCAGCGCCTTTAAAAGAAGCAGTATCGGGCGATCAACTGTTAAAACGGCCGGAAATACATTATGCCGATGTAGAAGCGATCATCCCGCCGGAACAGGAGCTGGCTGCCGATGTAAAAGAACAGGTAGAAATTCAGACCAAATACGAAGGCTATATCGCAAAACAGTGGGAGCAAGTCGAGCGCATGAAAAAAATGGAGCAAAAATGGATTCCGGAATGGATCGACTACAGCGGCATTACCGGACTTGCCATGGAAGCAAAGCAAAAATTGGAAGAAGTGCGTCCGATCTCCGTTGGGCAAGCATCCCGAATCTCTGGTGTCAACCCGGCGGACATTTCCATCTTGCTCGTTTATATTGAGCAAGGAAGGCAAATGACGCAAAAAGAGGCTGCGTCATCGTAA
- the yyaC gene encoding spore protease YyaC, translating into MSYNRSFSIEEPFSHQFHVDDAPMEEPLASRLFEEIHFLSIHRDIVIICIGTDRSTGDAFGPLTGTMLAENSPRSFFVYGTLHQPVHALNLQETLNHVLVHHEQPFLIAIDASMGKASNVGKITFASGPVRPGSAVKKTLPDIGHVHLTGTVNVGGMMEYFVLQNTRLNLVMKMAERTSHALLRADRRLRQPTSLAPTRRSHMIQPSAHEMSAPTKE; encoded by the coding sequence ATGTCTTACAATCGATCTTTTTCCATCGAGGAACCATTTTCCCACCAATTCCATGTGGACGATGCTCCCATGGAAGAACCACTTGCAAGCCGTCTTTTTGAAGAAATTCATTTTTTATCCATACATAGGGATATTGTGATCATATGTATCGGAACCGATCGTTCCACGGGAGACGCTTTCGGGCCATTAACCGGCACGATGTTAGCTGAAAATAGCCCGCGGTCATTCTTTGTTTACGGTACCCTTCACCAACCCGTGCATGCTTTAAATTTGCAAGAAACATTGAACCATGTTTTGGTCCACCATGAGCAACCATTCCTCATCGCCATCGATGCAAGCATGGGCAAAGCGTCTAACGTCGGGAAAATTACATTTGCTTCCGGCCCGGTTCGACCCGGAAGCGCGGTGAAAAAAACGCTTCCGGATATTGGGCATGTACACTTGACGGGCACTGTAAACGTAGGCGGGATGATGGAGTACTTTGTGTTGCAAAATACACGGCTGAACCTTGTGATGAAAATGGCCGAGCGAACCTCTCATGCCCTATTGCGTGCAGATCGACGCCTAAGGCAACCAACCTCTCTCGCCCCTACGCGACGCAGCCATATGATTCAGCCGTCCGCCCATGAAATGTCCGCCCCTACCAAAGAATAA
- a CDS encoding DUF554 domain-containing protein, with protein sequence MALLGTLVNGIAIIVGAMVGLIFTRIPERVKTTVMQAIALAVILLGMGMGLESDQFLITIGSLVLGGVLGEWLRIEEYLNAFGYWIEKKAGSTGGDGLFAKGFVTASLVYVVGAMAVLGALDSGLRLDHSLLYTKAMLDGFSSIFFASMMGIGVLFSVVPVVLYQGTIALLAGQINRIVPDPLLEMFITEMTAAGGVMIVAIGVRLLGIVDVKVANLLPAIPVVFMITSLLYFF encoded by the coding sequence ATGGCTTTACTCGGTACGTTGGTAAACGGGATTGCGATCATTGTAGGTGCAATGGTGGGACTTATTTTTACACGTATTCCGGAACGGGTGAAAACGACGGTCATGCAAGCGATCGCGTTAGCAGTGATTTTGTTGGGCATGGGGATGGGGCTGGAAAGCGACCAGTTTCTGATCACAATTGGCAGTCTCGTGCTTGGAGGAGTCCTTGGGGAATGGCTCCGGATCGAAGAGTATTTAAACGCGTTCGGGTATTGGATAGAAAAAAAGGCAGGAAGCACCGGGGGAGACGGGTTATTTGCGAAGGGGTTCGTCACGGCTTCCCTCGTTTATGTTGTTGGTGCAATGGCCGTATTAGGCGCGTTGGATAGCGGGCTCAGGTTGGATCATAGTTTGCTCTATACGAAAGCGATGCTCGACGGGTTTTCCTCCATTTTCTTCGCTTCCATGATGGGGATTGGTGTTCTGTTTTCGGTTGTGCCGGTCGTTCTTTATCAAGGGACCATTGCGTTATTGGCCGGGCAAATTAATCGTATCGTTCCTGACCCACTCCTGGAAATGTTTATAACGGAAATGACCGCTGCCGGCGGTGTCATGATCGTAGCCATCGGTGTACGCTTGCTTGGTATCGTTGATGTGAAAGTAGCCAACTTGTTGCCGGCGATTCCTGTTGTATTTATGATTACGTCTTTGCTTTATTTTTTTTGA
- the rsmG gene encoding 16S rRNA (guanine(527)-N(7))-methyltransferase RsmG, with protein sequence MKEWEKWLKDIDLSLNDRQKEQFQRYYETLITWNEKMNLTGITGKKEVYEKHFYDSLLAACCYPFEHVHSLVDIGGGAGFPGVPLKICFPHIQLTVIDATNKRIQFLEHLVEQLSLENVNLVHMRAEDAARDERYRDSYDLAIARAVAKMPVLAELCLPFVRKNGGWMALKGRAGDEEVEMAAPAIRALNGGDVDEHYFELPTEASDRHIYVIGKQNKTPHAYPRKPATIKKKPLG encoded by the coding sequence GTGAAGGAATGGGAAAAATGGCTCAAAGACATCGATCTTTCTCTTAATGATAGGCAAAAAGAGCAATTCCAACGCTATTATGAAACGCTCATTACGTGGAATGAAAAAATGAATTTAACCGGAATCACGGGCAAAAAAGAAGTCTATGAAAAACATTTTTATGATTCCTTGCTCGCCGCCTGCTGTTACCCGTTTGAGCACGTCCATTCATTGGTTGATATCGGGGGAGGGGCGGGTTTTCCAGGTGTGCCTCTAAAGATTTGTTTTCCCCATATCCAGCTTACGGTCATTGACGCAACGAACAAACGGATTCAATTTCTTGAACATCTCGTGGAGCAATTATCTCTCGAAAATGTGAACTTGGTCCATATGCGGGCCGAAGATGCCGCCAGGGATGAACGCTACCGTGATTCCTATGATTTGGCGATTGCGCGAGCGGTCGCGAAGATGCCGGTATTGGCAGAACTTTGCCTTCCATTTGTTCGAAAAAATGGGGGATGGATGGCATTGAAGGGAAGAGCAGGAGACGAGGAGGTAGAAATGGCAGCACCCGCCATCCGTGCCCTTAATGGGGGGGATGTGGACGAGCATTATTTTGAGCTTCCCACAGAAGCCAGTGATCGCCATATCTACGTGATCGGCAAACAGAACAAGACCCCTCATGCTTATCCCCGAAAACCCGCGACGATCAAGAAAAAACCATTGGGATAA
- a CDS encoding DUF951 domain-containing protein, protein MSDKAFQLHDIVEMKKPHPCGTNRWKIIRMGMDIRIKCQGCGHSVMIPRKTFTRKMKKVLESEES, encoded by the coding sequence TTGTCGGACAAAGCATTCCAACTGCATGACATTGTTGAAATGAAAAAACCCCATCCTTGCGGAACGAATCGTTGGAAAATTATCCGGATGGGCATGGATATACGGATCAAATGCCAGGGATGTGGGCATAGTGTAATGATTCCGCGCAAAACGTTTACCCGCAAAATGAAAAAAGTATTGGAAAGCGAAGAAAGTTGA
- the ychF gene encoding redox-regulated ATPase YchF, giving the protein MALTTGIVGLPNVGKSTLFNAITQAGAEAANYPFATIDPNVGIVEVPDERLQVLTELVNPKKTVPTAFEFTDIAGIVEGASHGEGLGNKFLSHIREVDAISHVVRCFEGGDITHVSGSVDPVRDIEVINLELILADLETVSKRMEKVAKQAKSKDKEALAEQAVLEKLLAALEAEKPARSVALDDDEEKIAKGFQLLTKKPVLYVANVSEDDLLAEEENEYVQRVREVAATEGAEVITICANIEAEIAELDGEDRATFLEDLGLDEAGLDRLIRAAYDLLGLNTYFTAGEPEVRAWTIRKGTKAPQAAGVIHSDFERGFIRAEIIAYEDLTSYGSNAKAKEAGKVRLEGKDYIVQDGDVIHFRFNV; this is encoded by the coding sequence ATGGCTTTAACGACAGGCATCGTGGGCTTGCCCAATGTTGGCAAGTCCACGTTATTTAATGCAATTACCCAGGCCGGAGCAGAGGCGGCAAACTATCCTTTTGCCACCATCGATCCGAACGTGGGCATCGTAGAAGTTCCGGATGAACGGTTGCAAGTGTTGACCGAATTAGTGAATCCAAAGAAAACAGTCCCGACAGCGTTTGAATTTACCGATATCGCCGGGATTGTTGAAGGGGCCAGCCACGGGGAGGGGCTGGGCAATAAATTCCTTTCCCATATCCGGGAAGTAGACGCCATATCCCATGTGGTTCGCTGTTTTGAAGGCGGGGATATTACCCATGTGTCCGGCAGCGTGGATCCGGTGCGCGATATTGAAGTGATTAACTTAGAGCTGATTCTCGCTGATTTGGAAACCGTGAGCAAGCGCATGGAAAAAGTGGCGAAACAGGCGAAATCAAAAGACAAGGAAGCTCTCGCTGAACAAGCGGTTTTGGAGAAGCTATTGGCCGCGCTGGAAGCGGAAAAACCGGCACGTAGCGTAGCCTTGGATGATGATGAAGAAAAAATAGCGAAAGGCTTTCAATTGCTAACAAAAAAGCCGGTTTTATATGTGGCGAATGTGAGCGAAGACGATTTACTGGCTGAAGAAGAAAACGAATATGTACAGCGGGTACGTGAAGTCGCCGCCACGGAAGGTGCAGAAGTCATCACGATTTGCGCAAACATCGAAGCGGAAATCGCGGAATTGGACGGGGAGGATCGGGCAACGTTTTTGGAAGACCTTGGCCTTGACGAAGCAGGGTTGGACCGCCTCATTCGCGCGGCTTACGATTTGCTCGGTTTAAACACTTATTTCACTGCAGGGGAGCCGGAAGTACGTGCCTGGACGATTCGGAAGGGAACAAAAGCGCCGCAGGCGGCCGGTGTTATTCATTCCGACTTTGAACGAGGGTTTATACGTGCCGAAATCATTGCATATGAAGATCTCACATCTTATGGATCCAATGCTAAGGCAAAAGAAGCAGGGAAAGTTCGACTGGAAGGAAAAGACTATATCGTTCAAGACGGAGATGTCATTCACTTTCGATTTAACGTGTAA
- the fadH gene encoding 2,4-dienoyl-CoA reductase, with protein MEGKTAIVTGGSNGMGKAMAERFASKGANVVITGRKEERLANAKADIQPKTNAGVHTVQMDVRDRDDVQRTVDETKNAFGHIDILVNNAAGNFISQAENLSANGWKAVIDICLNGTWNCSQLVGKEMIDQKKGGTMLNMVATYAWTGSAGVVHSAAAKGGILALTKSLAIEWGKYGIRVNAMAPGPIENTGGAEKLFASESQVKQIKRMNPLGDVGKLEDVSDAAEFLVSSHSRYVNGDCMTVDGGQWIANSRYM; from the coding sequence TTGGAAGGAAAAACAGCCATTGTAACGGGAGGAAGCAATGGCATGGGGAAGGCGATGGCAGAACGCTTTGCTTCCAAAGGTGCAAACGTAGTCATTACCGGACGAAAGGAAGAACGTTTGGCAAATGCAAAGGCGGATATTCAACCCAAAACAAACGCCGGCGTACACACCGTTCAGATGGACGTGCGCGATCGCGATGATGTCCAACGTACCGTAGATGAAACGAAAAACGCGTTCGGACACATCGACATTCTCGTCAATAATGCAGCGGGAAACTTTATTTCTCAAGCTGAGAACCTATCTGCGAACGGTTGGAAGGCGGTCATTGATATTTGTTTAAACGGGACATGGAACTGCTCGCAACTCGTTGGAAAAGAAATGATTGACCAGAAAAAAGGCGGAACGATGTTGAATATGGTGGCTACATATGCCTGGACCGGTTCAGCGGGTGTGGTACATTCGGCCGCTGCCAAAGGTGGGATTTTAGCCTTAACCAAATCACTGGCAATCGAATGGGGGAAGTACGGGATACGGGTCAACGCTATGGCTCCGGGGCCAATTGAAAATACCGGAGGCGCAGAGAAACTATTTGCCTCAGAATCACAGGTCAAACAAATCAAGCGTATGAACCCGCTCGGAGACGTTGGTAAATTGGAAGATGTTTCCGATGCCGCTGAATTTCTCGTCTCCAGTCACTCCCGGTATGTGAACGGGGACTGCATGACGGTAGATGGCGGCCAATGGATCGCCAACAGCCGATATATGTGA
- the noc gene encoding nucleoid occlusion protein, with protein MKHSIQRFFGLGEEVKSEGSDKNQEVVDDSRNEEVRLLAVTEIAPNPFQPRTIFSEEAIDDLAQTIQTHGMLQPIIVRERDGHYELIAGERRWRAAQKLGWPEVPSIVKEFNDAQTASLALIENLQREELTVIEEARAYEQLIHWHNLTQESLAQRLGKGQSTIANKLRLLSLPEDVQTALLSKDISERHARALIRLKDEDMQLQLLKAIIEHSLSVKEAEAYAEKWLEGTQAPKQKKRAKKQHYSKDTRIAMNTIRQSLEMVEKSGLGVERQEEELEDYYQFTIRIPKK; from the coding sequence GTGAAACATTCCATTCAACGTTTTTTCGGTTTAGGTGAGGAGGTCAAAAGCGAAGGTTCAGACAAGAATCAGGAAGTGGTTGACGACAGCCGCAATGAGGAAGTTCGCTTATTAGCCGTAACTGAGATTGCACCGAATCCGTTCCAACCCCGTACTATTTTTTCAGAAGAGGCGATCGATGATTTGGCCCAGACGATCCAAACCCACGGCATGTTGCAGCCGATTATCGTCCGGGAACGGGACGGCCATTATGAATTGATTGCCGGGGAACGAAGATGGCGGGCCGCACAAAAATTAGGCTGGCCTGAAGTTCCTTCCATTGTGAAAGAATTTAATGATGCACAGACCGCTTCTCTAGCACTCATTGAAAATTTGCAACGGGAAGAATTAACAGTCATTGAAGAAGCAAGGGCATATGAGCAATTAATCCATTGGCATAATCTAACACAAGAAAGCTTGGCACAGCGACTTGGTAAAGGACAGTCCACCATTGCCAATAAGCTAAGGTTGTTGTCCTTGCCGGAAGACGTACAGACCGCGCTCTTAAGCAAAGATATCTCTGAACGCCATGCACGCGCGCTTATTCGGCTGAAAGATGAAGACATGCAGTTGCAGTTGTTAAAAGCGATCATCGAACATTCCCTAAGTGTTAAAGAAGCAGAAGCGTATGCAGAAAAATGGCTCGAAGGAACACAAGCGCCCAAACAAAAAAAACGGGCAAAGAAACAACATTATTCAAAAGACACGCGAATCGCCATGAACACGATACGACAATCGTTGGAGATGGTGGAAAAATCCGGGTTAGGCGTGGAACGCCAGGAAGAAGAACTTGAGGATTATTACCAATTTACGATTCGCATTCCGAAAAAATAA
- a CDS encoding ParA family protein, translating into MAKVIAIANQKGGVGKTTSAVNLSASLSYIGHKVLLVDIDPQGNATSGAGIEKGEVDACIYNLLAEDVDAKDIISPSPVENLSVLPATIQLSGAEIELVSTISREIRLKKGLSTVQNDYDYIIIDCPPSLGLLTINALTAAESILIPVQCEYYALEGLSQLLNTIRLVQKHLNTNLQIEGVLLTMLDARTNLGVQVIEEVKKYFREKVFGTIVPRNVRLGEAPSHGMPIVLYAPKSRGADVYLELAKEVVAGA; encoded by the coding sequence TTGGCAAAAGTGATCGCGATCGCGAATCAAAAAGGCGGTGTTGGAAAAACAACCAGTGCCGTCAATTTAAGCGCAAGTTTATCATACATTGGACACAAGGTTTTGCTCGTTGATATCGATCCGCAAGGCAACGCAACAAGTGGAGCGGGTATTGAAAAGGGGGAAGTGGATGCTTGTATTTATAATTTGCTCGCAGAGGATGTAGACGCCAAAGATATTATATCTCCATCGCCGGTGGAAAACCTGTCTGTACTTCCGGCAACCATACAGTTATCCGGAGCGGAAATTGAGCTCGTATCGACTATTTCCCGGGAAATACGTTTAAAAAAAGGGTTAAGCACCGTTCAAAACGATTATGACTACATCATTATTGATTGCCCTCCATCCCTCGGTCTATTAACCATCAATGCACTTACAGCTGCAGAGTCGATTTTGATCCCGGTGCAATGTGAATATTATGCCTTGGAAGGATTAAGCCAGTTATTGAATACGATCCGTCTTGTCCAAAAGCATCTAAATACGAACCTTCAAATCGAAGGCGTGCTATTAACGATGTTGGATGCACGTACCAATTTGGGAGTGCAAGTCATTGAAGAGGTAAAAAAATATTTCAGGGAAAAAGTTTTCGGAACCATTGTGCCGAGAAACGTCCGGTTAGGGGAAGCGCCTAGCCACGGCATGCCCATTGTTCTATACGCGCCAAAGTCCCGCGGGGCAGATGTATACTTAGAACTTGCGAAGGAAGTGGTTGCAGGTGCCTAA